A window from Candidatus Epulonipiscium sp. encodes these proteins:
- a CDS encoding type II secretion system F family protein, with protein sequence MPIYSYKARDIKGKLITGEGDFDSEAEIRSTLVGRKLIPIEIKQKTALNTDLSKLPMFKPKVKMQEIAIFCRQFAVMLDAGISIGGTLDIMRKQVDNATLREIIQDINDEVQKGRSLSESMKEHPEFPLLLINMVEAGEVSGNLDSAMNQMAIHFEKQMKTQRQVKKALTYPVIVVVLMIVVVTGLLMFVVPSFVSMFQEASAELPGVTLALIAMSDFMRSKWYILFGIIALVVITYNRLKKIDKVRYQLDKYALNAPAFGNLNKKIITANFCRTLSTLMKAGIPIIQTMEVIKKVVQNTIAMEVLEKCIEDIKQGGSIAISLRESSLFPVMLISMVHIGEESGSLDTIMDKTADFYEGEVEVAIDQMTTMISPIITIVMGVMVGFIMLAIVMPMFSLATQI encoded by the coding sequence TAGAAGTACCTTAGTAGGAAGAAAATTAATACCAATAGAAATCAAACAAAAAACCGCCTTAAATACAGACTTATCCAAGCTTCCCATGTTCAAACCTAAGGTAAAAATGCAGGAAATAGCAATATTTTGTAGGCAATTTGCGGTTATGCTTGATGCTGGTATCTCCATAGGGGGTACCTTGGATATCATGAGAAAGCAGGTAGATAATGCCACATTAAGGGAAATAATACAAGATATCAATGATGAGGTCCAAAAGGGTCGAAGTCTTTCAGAATCCATGAAGGAACATCCTGAATTCCCTCTTTTGCTTATTAATATGGTGGAGGCAGGGGAGGTCAGCGGTAACCTTGACTCGGCTATGAACCAAATGGCAATTCATTTTGAAAAACAAATGAAAACCCAAAGGCAGGTAAAAAAGGCATTGACCTATCCCGTCATCGTAGTAGTCTTAATGATAGTAGTTGTTACAGGACTTTTGATGTTTGTAGTTCCAAGCTTTGTTTCGATGTTCCAGGAGGCAAGTGCAGAACTTCCCGGAGTTACCCTGGCCCTTATAGCCATGAGTGATTTTATGAGAAGTAAATGGTACATATTGTTTGGAATCATAGCCTTAGTAGTTATAACCTATAATCGTCTAAAAAAGATTGATAAGGTTAGATACCAATTAGATAAATATGCCTTAAATGCACCGGCATTTGGAAACCTTAATAAAAAAATTATCACTGCAAATTTTTGTAGAACCCTTAGTACATTAATGAAGGCAGGGATTCCTATTATACAAACCATGGAGGTCATCAAAAAGGTTGTGCAAAACACCATAGCCATGGAGGTCCTTGAAAAATGTATAGAGGATATTAAACAGGGAGGAAGCATTGCTATCTCTCTTAGGGAATCTAGTTTATTTCCTGTTATGTTAATTAGTATGGTTCATATTGGTGAAGAATCCGGTTCATTAGATACTATAATGGATAAAACTGCAGATTTTTATGAAGGAGAAGTAGAAGTGGCTATTGATCAGATGACCACTATGATATCTCCCATCATTACCATAGTTATGGGGGTAATGGTAGGATTTATCATGTTAGCTATTGTAATGCCAATGTTTAGCCTGGCGACTCAAATCTAA
- a CDS encoding prepilin-type N-terminal cleavage/methylation domain-containing protein: MLKKLFKDQKGFTMIELIIVIAIIAIIGAILAPNFAKVTTKSKVKADLASIREVNRQLALYNAEKGSYPVGKDTSTFTTIGTAGFKVLVDEHYLDKSPQPQTKGLAFKYDDSTGRAWIAKDTPSADVNDAVNGLATGDKEFFATGSW, translated from the coding sequence ATGTTAAAAAAACTATTTAAAGATCAAAAAGGCTTCACGATGATTGAATTAATCATAGTAATTGCGATAATTGCGATTATCGGGGCTATCCTAGCACCAAACTTTGCTAAAGTAACAACAAAATCAAAGGTTAAGGCAGATCTTGCTTCCATAAGGGAAGTTAATAGACAACTAGCCTTATACAATGCAGAAAAGGGGTCCTATCCAGTAGGAAAAGATACAAGTACCTTTACCACTATAGGAACAGCAGGATTTAAAGTGTTAGTAGATGAACATTATCTAGACAAATCACCACAACCTCAAACAAAGGGACTCGCATTTAAATATGATGACTCTACAGGGAGAGCTTGGATTGCTAAAGATACTCCAAGTGCCGATGTAAATGATGCAGTTAATGGATTGGCTACAGGTGATAAAGAATTCTTTGCAACTGGAAGCTGGTAA